The Candidatus Hydrogenisulfobacillus filiaventi sequence CCGCCACGCTCCTCGCCTACAGCGTCGCATCCGTCTACTATGTGGGGGCGCTGTACGACCTCCGGCGGGCGGCGGGCGCGGAGCGGGCGACGGCGGCCGGATGGGCGGCCCAGACCTTATGGCTGGGACACCGGGCGTGGGTGCTCCAGGGATTTCCGGCGGTCACCCTCTATGACTGGGTGACCTTTTTCACATGGTTGATGGTGGGCGGTTTTCTGGCCCTGGCGTGGGCGGGGCGGCGGGGGGACGCCTGGACCCCGCGCCGCAGCCACATCGGCAGCTTCCTGGTGCCGGTGCTGACCCTGCTGGAGCTGGCGGCCCAACTGCTGTTTACGGGGCCGGCCAGCCCGTTCCGCCGCTACCCGGCCTGGCTGCCCACCCACATCTTCCTGGTCACCCTGGGCGACGCGGCCTTTCTTCTGGCCGCGGTGGCCGGTACCATGTATGTGGAAAAGGAGCGGGAGCTCAAACACAAGCGCCTGCGCGTCTTCTATTACGAACTGCCCCCGCTGGAGGTGCTGGACGCCTGGGGGGCGCGGCTGGTGACGGCCGGGGTGGTGCTGTTCCTGGCCGGCATGGTGGTGGGGGCCATCGGCTCCAAGGCCGATTACGGCAGCTACTGGAACTGGAACCCCAAGGAAACCTGGTCCCTGGTCAGCTGGAGCGCCTACCTGGCCTACCTGGGCCTGCGCCGGTTCGCCGGCTGGCGCGGCTACCGGCCGGCGGTGTGGTCGATGGTGGCCTTCCTGCTGGTGGTGGCCAACGTGTTCGCGGTGAGCCTCCTGTTCCCTGGGGACCACGCCTACAACATCTGAACCGGAAGGGGGCCCCAAGGTGGCGGAGATGCTGGTCATCGGCAGCCGCGGCAGCCCCTTGGCCTTGAAGCAGACGGAGATGGTAGCGGCGGCGCTGGCCGCGGCGGGGGTGCCCACCCGGGTGGAGGTGGTGCACACCGAGGGGGACCGCGTGCTGGACCGCCCCTTGAGCGCCCTGGGCAGTGTGGGCGTGTTCGCCGGCGAGCTGGAGTCGGCCCTGGCGGCGGGGCGGGTGGACCTGGCGGTGCACTCCCTGAAGGATCTGCCCGCCCAGCTGGCTCCCGGCCTGATGCTGGGGGCGCTGCTGGAGCGGGAGGATCCCCGCGATGTGTTGCTGTCCCGGGTGGCGGACCTGGAGGACCTGCCCCCCGGCGCCCGGATCGGCACCTCCAGCCTGCGCCGCACCGCCTTCCTCCGCCACCGGCGCCCCGACCTCGTGGTGGTGCCGGTGCGGGGCAACCTGGGCACCCGGCTGCGCAAGTGGCGGGAGGAGGGTTGGGAGGCCCTGACCCTGGCGGCGGCCGGGCTTTTGCGCATGGAACTGGGGGACCTCATCCGCCAGTACCTGGATCCCTGGTGGATGGTGCCCGCCCCCGGCCAGGGGGTGATCGCGGTCGAGGTGCGGGCGGCCGATACCCGGGTGCGGGAGCTGGTGGCGGGTCTGGACCATGCCCCCACCCGCCGGCAGGTGGAGGCGGAGCGGGCGGTACTGGCGGCGGTGGGGGCCGGCTGCCAGATGCCGCTCGGCGCCTATGCCCGCTGGCGGGAGGATGGGAGGCTGGAGGTGGCGGGGCAGGCGGCCTCCCCCGACGGTCGCCGGCTGCTGCGTGCGGAACGGGCCGGCCCGCCGGAGGCGGCGGCCGCCCTGGGGGAGGCAGTGGGCCGGGCCCTGCTGGATCAGGGGGCCCGGGACCTGCTGAATCCGGCATGACAGGGCGGCCGCAGCGGCGGGTGAGCTGGGTGGGCACCGGGCCCCTGCCCGGTTCGGTGGCCGCAGCCGGGGCCGCCCGCCTGGCGGAGGCCCGAAGCGTGCTGCCCTGGCCGGGCCTGGACCCCATCCCCTGGCTGAGTTGGGCGCCGGAGGCGGCTTGGCGGCTGCCGGAGGCCTGGGACCCAGAGGCCCCGGTGCCGGGGGTGCGGCTGGTGCCGTGGTGGGCGCCGGTGGCGGCCCTCCAGCGGGAATGGGCGGCGGCCCGGGTGGCGGGGGTGGAGCCGGAGTGGATTCCCGGCCCGGCCGTCTGGGCGGAGCTGGCGGCGGTGGCGGGCCCCGAGGCGCTGCCGGCGGTGACGGCGGAGGCAGGGGCCGGTCCGCTGCCCGGGCCCGGGGTGCCGGACCTGGGGATGACGGTGGAGGAGCCCGGGGCGGCCGCCCGTCTGCTGGCGGCGGGGTGGGCCCCCGGCACACCGGTGACGGTCTACCAGGCCGACGGCCGCAGCCTCACCTGGACCCCGGCGGTGCTGGAGACGGTTGAGGCCCTGGGCACCCCGGCCGCCTGGCGGCTGGGCCGGGGGGCGGCTGCCGGCGGTCGGCGCTGGCCCCGCATCTGGTTCCTGCGCGAACCCCCCGCGCCGGCGGTGCTGGAGGCGGTCCGGGAGCGGGGGGTGGTGCCGGTGGTGGCGCCGGTGAGCGCCACCGCCCCCGCCCCCGACCCGGCGGCGGTGATGGCCATGGTGACGGAGCTGGACCGCTACGCCTGGGTGGTCTTCACCTCGCGGACGGCGGTGGAGGCCTTCGCGGCCGCCCTAAGCGGGGCGGGGGCGGACATCCGGCGCCTGACCGCGCGGGTGGCGGTGGTGGGCGCGGAAACCGCCCGTGCCCTGCGCACCCGCTTGCACCTGGAGCCGGACCTGGTGGCGACCGACCCCCGGCAGGAGGGGCTGGTGGCGGAGCTGGTGCCCCGGATCGGGGCGGGGGAGCGGGTGCTGCTGCCGGGCGGCGACCTCAACCGGCCCGGGCTGGCGGACGCGATCCGGGCCCGCGGGGGCCGGGCGGAACCGGTCGTGCTCTACCGCACCGTCCCCCGGCGGCTGCCCGCCCTGCTGGCCAAGGCCCTGGCCGAGGGCGGGGTGGACGGGCTGGTGGTGACCGCCCCCTCCAGCCTGCAGCATCTGCTGGAGGCCCTGGACGCCGACGGCCGGGCCGGCCTCGAGCAGGTGGCGATTGCCAGCATCGGGCCCACCACCACCCGGGCCCTGCTGGAGGCGGGGCTGCGGCCGGCGGTGGAGACGGCGCGCCCCTCGGTGGCGGCCCTGGCGGAGGCCCTGGCGGACCGGCTGGTGCGGGCTTAGGGCCCGGGAAAGGAGGATGCCCATGTTTCCGGTGGAACGCCCCCGCCGCCTGCGGCAGACGGAGGCCCTGCGGGCCATGGTGCGGGAGACGCACTTGGCCGTGGATCAGCTCATCTACCCCCTGTTTGTGCGGCCCGGGCAGGGGGTGAAGCACCCGGTGACCTCCATGCCCGGGGTCTACCAGTGGTCGCCTGACACCCTGGTGGAGGAGGTGGGCCGGGCGCGGGAGGTGGGGGTCAACCGCTTCCTGCTGTTCGGGGTTCCCTCCCACAAGGATGCGGTGGGTTCGGAGGCCTACGACGAGAACGGCATTGTCCAGGTGGCCCTGCGCACCTTGAAGCGCGCCTACCCGGACGCCGTGCTCATCGCCGACCTCTGTCTGTGCGAATACACCGACCACGGCCACTGCGGGCTCATCGACCCCGAGAGCCAGGAGGTGCTGAACGACCCGACCCTGGACCTGCTGGCGCGCACCGCGGTGGTGCAGGCGCAGGCGGGGGCGGACATCGTGGCCCCTTCCGACATGATGGACGGCCGGGTGGGGGCCATCCGCCGCGCCCTGGACGGGGCGGGTCTCAACCACACCCCCATCCTGTCCTACGCCGTCAAGTACGCCTCCGCCTTCTACGGGCCCTTCCGGGAGGCAGCGGAGAACGCCCCCCAGTTCGGGGACCGGCGCAGCTACCAGATGGACCCTGCCAACCGCCGCGAGGCGGCGCGGGAAGCGGGTCTGGATGTGGCGGAGGGGGCCGACCTGTTGCTGGTCAAGCCCGCCCTGCCCTACCTGGATGTGTTGGCCGACGTGGCCGCCGCCAGTCCGGTGCCGGTGGGTGCCTACCAAGTTTCGGGCGAATATGCCATGATCAAGGCGGCCAGCCTGAACGGGTGGCTGGATGAGGAGCGCACGATGATGGAAAGCCTGACCGCTATCCGCCGGGCCGGAGCCGCCTTTATCGTCACCTACTTCGCACCGGAGGTGGGGCGGCGGCTCCGGCTGGGGTAGCGGCCATCCCGGAGGGGGTGGAGAAATGCCCGACGTCACGCGTCCCTCCCGGTCCCGTGAGCCCGAGAACCTGTCGGTGGCGCTGTTTGAGATCAATGCCGACAGCGCCTTCCGGGACCACCGGCGGGAGGTGCTCGATTCCAGCCTGGGCCTGGTGGAGGAGGATGCCCCCCTGCATCCGCCCCGCCGGCGGCCCGTCCACTAGGGGAAGAAACCGGCCCCTGCCGGCGGCCGCCCGTCCCGGGACGGGCGGCCGTCCTGTGCCCGGGGCGGAGGAGGAGACCGTGGGGGAGATTGCGGAGCGCCGGCAGCTGCCGGCGGTGCAGCGGCTGATGGAGGCGGTGCAGCGGCAGGCGCCGGACCTGCCCCGGCACTGGGTGCACCGCGGGGTGGCGGAGACCCTGGAGGCGGCGCGGCGGCGGCTGGAGGCCGGCGGGCGGCTCACCGAGGAGGCCCTGGCCGCGGAGGCCGTAGGCCGGGCCCGGGCCCTGGACCGTCCCCACCTGCGGCCGGTGATCAACGCCACCGGCGTGCTCATCCATACCAACCTGGGCCGATCGCCCCTGCCGGCGGATATCATGGCCCACGTGGCGGCGGTGGCGGCGGGCTACTCCACCCTCGAGTTCGACCTCGAGGCCGGGCGGCGGGGCTCCCGTCATGACCATGTAGCGGGCCTGCTGGCGGAGGTGAGCGGGGCGGAGGCGGCGCTGGTGGTCAATAACAACGCCGCCGCCGTGCTGCTGGCCCTCTCCACCCTGGCGGCCGGGCGGGAGGTGGTGGTCTCGCGCGGGCAGCTGGTGGAGATCGGGGGCTCCTTCCGGGTGCCGGAGGTGATGGCGCAGTCGGGCGCCATCCTGCACGAGGTAGGGGCCACCAACAAGACCCACCTGGCGGATTACGAGCGGGGCATCAACGAACGCACGGCCCTTCTGCTTAAGGTTCACACCTCCAACTTCCGCGTGCTGGGTTTCACCGCCCAGGTGCCGACCGCGCAGCTGGTGGGCCTGGCCCGCCGCCACGGGCTGCCGGTGATGGAGGACCTGGGCAGCGGCGTGCTGCTGCCTCTTACCCTGGATGGCTACACCGAGCCCCAGGTGCAAGAAGTGGTGGCGGCCGGGGTGGATGTGGTCACCTTCTCCGGGGACAAGCTCCTGGGCGGACCCCAGGCAGGGGCGGTGGTGGGCCGCCGGGATCTGATCGCGGCCATGAAACGCCATCCCCTGGCGCGCGCGGTGCGGGTGGACAAGATGACCCTGGCTGCGCTGGAGCTGGTCCTGCGCCGCTATGTGGAAGGACGGGCGGAGGAGCTGCCCCTCTGGCAGATGCTGCACGCCGATCCGGAAGGCCTGCGCCGGCGGGCGCGCCGGCTGGCCGCCCGCATCCGGGGGGTGACGGGCGCCGCCGCCCGGGTGGGTGTCGTGCCTGACCAGTCCCAGGTGGGCGGGGGATCCATGCCCGCCACCCGCCTGCCGACCTGGGTGGTGACGGTGGAACCGCTGGCGGCTTCCGCGGAGGCCTGGGAGGCGGCCCTGCGGGCGGGGGAACCGCCGGTGATCGCCCGGGTGCAGCATGGCGCCCTCCGCTTCGACCCCCGCACCCTGTTGCCCGGGCAGGACCGGCAGCTGCCGGCGGTGCTAGCCGCCGCCTGGGCGCCCTGGCTGACCCCGGGCATGGCCGACGGGGACGAGCATAAGGTGTAACGGGCGGGGGTCCGGCACGGCCCGCCCCAGCACCCGGCGAGGGGGGAGTGCCGTGAAGCGGCCCGTGGGCACCCTGTTGTTGCTGATCCTGGTGGGCGCACGCCTGCTGCTGGCACCCGAACGGGGCGCAGGCACGGGAACGGGGGGCAACTGGGTCCGGCTGGATCCCCGGCCCGCCCGCCTGGTGGTGTCCGGCGGTCAGCCCTACCTGGTGCCGGGACCCGCCGGGGGAGCCCTGCGCCTGGTGCCCACTGCGGCCGTTATCCGCGCCCGCCCTGCTCCCGCGGCATCCCAGCTGCGGCCGATGCCCTCGGGTCGCGGTTACTGGGCGGTAACGGTGGCCAGCGGCGGGCGCCTGCTGGGCCCGGCGGCCGCCTGCCCCGGGCACAACCTGGTGGCGGTGGCCCCCCGCGGCGCGGGCAGCTGGTGGCTGGACCCCGGCACCGGACAGGTCTACCCGGGACGGGGCGTGGCCCCAGCGCCGGCTCCGCTGCCAGTCCGGGGCGTGAGCCGGGTGCAGTGGGCCCCGGACGGGCATGCGGCGGCGCTGGTGGGGCAGGGAACAGCCGGCTCCGGCGTCTACCTGTGGGACGGGGGCGGACGCCTGCGGCTGGTCCGTCCGCTGGCGGGGCGGGTCGGGGTACGCGGGCTCGGGTTCACCCGTGATGACGGGCTTCTGGTGGCGGGTGCCGACGGGCGGGTGTGGCGGCAGGGCCGTTCCCTGCCGCTGCCGGGCGGGGAGGCCGCCTGGGTGTCGCGGGCGGCGGACGCCGCCGCCGTACAGCGCGGGCAGCGCCTGTGGGTCTGGCAGGATGGCCGCCGCTGGCAGGTGGGGCTGGCGCGCGGGTGGAAGCTCCAGGGCCCGGTGCGCTTCGGGCGTGGCCAGGCGCTGGCGGCCCTGGTGGTGGGCCCCGACCACCGCCTGCGGTTGTTGGTGGCGCAGGGCCCCAGCCGTTGGGAGGTAGGCCTGCCCGCCCGGGCGCAGGCCGAGGTCCTGGGCTGGATCGGGGGCCATTGGGTCCTGGTGTCCACCGCCCGCGGCGTCTATGCGTGGTGGAGCGGGCAGTAGGTGCCGGCTTTTTCCGGCCGGTAGCAGCGCGAAACCCATTGACGGGAGTCCGGGCACGATGCTACAATCACACTCGCGTCCACCGCAAGGCAGCGGGCGAATAGCTCAGCGGTAGAGCACCGCCCTTACAAGGCGGGGGTCACAGGTTCGAGCCCTGTTTCGCCCACCAGGGAGATTGTCGGAGGCGTGGTGTAGCCGGCCTAACACGCGTGCCCGTCACGCACGAGATCACGGGTTCGAATCCCGTCGCCTCCGCCATTTTTTTCGCCGCGGTAGCTCAGCCGGTAGAGCAGAGGACTGAAAATCCTCGTGTCGGCGGTTCGAGTCCGCCCTGCGGCACCACGGGAACCCCGCAAGCGACCAGGCTTGCGGGGTTCATCAGTTTTGCGGGGCTGGGGTTCGGCGGGCCGCCCGGCTGGGAATCCGCGGGGCCGCCCGGTGGCCGGCCACGCCCCATCTCCTGTCAGGCAGCCGGCGCCGCGTCCGCGGCCGGCTGGTCCGGACGGCCGGGGGAGGGACCGGGCATCGGGTCCTTTCCCGGCATTCGTCACCATCCGACAGACAACCTGTCGCTGCCGGGAGTACGGTGAGGAAAAAGCGCGGGCAGGGAACACCGATGCAGGAACAGGAGCTGTGGGTAGCGCTCCGGGGAGCGGCCCGGCGGAGCGGGCCGGTCATCGTCCGGGCCCTGGCCCACCAGGTGGTGCTGGATACCTGGATGAACGGGGAGGTGGAGGAGGACGTCACCTTCGAGGCCGACGGGATCCTGACCGCGGCCACCGCCCGCTGGGCGCGGCGGGCGCAGGAGGCCGGCGCCGTCTTCCCCGGTTATCCCATGGCGGCGGCCTACGTGGAGGCGGTGTTTTCGGACCTTCTGACCGGGACGGCGCTGTATGCTGCCCAGCAGCGCAGCGGCCGGCCCAGGGTGACCGCCCGGGATGCCCAGGCGGCGGTCGAGCGGCTGACCGCCTGGCTGGAGGGGGAGGCGGAGGGACTGACCGCAGCCGGCCGCTATCATGGCGTCATCGCCCTGCACGAGGACCTCAACGCCCTGGCCTATTACGGCCGGGTGCCGCAGGAGGACTTCCTGCTCGGCACCCGTCACCGGCCATGGTCGGACCGGCTGTTGACCCCGGAGTTCGCGGTCTACCGGCAGGCCGGGCTGGTGGCCACAGTGGCCGACGGCAGCGGCGACTGGGTGGAGTTGACCGACCGGGGGCGGACGCTGCTGGCGGACCTGCGCTCGGTGCTGGAGGAAGCCGGCGAGTTCGCCTGGCGGGCCAACGCGCAGCGCTGGGTCATCTTCGGGGAGACGGACTATGACGCTGTGTACCATCGGGTGCTGCCCACCATCAACGCGGACACCCGGGCCTTCCTGGACAGCCTGCCGCTGACGGCAGGGGCCCAGGTGCTGGAAGTGGGGGCGGGCACGGGACGGGTGACCTTTGACTTGGGGCTGGCCGACCGGGTAGCGGCGGTGGGCGGGCGCCTGACGGTGGTGGAGCCCTCCGCGGCCCTCCTGCGGGTGCTGCGGCAGAAGCAGGCGGCCCACCCCCGTATGCCGGTGGCGCTGGTGCAGGGGGTGGCGGAGGCGCTGCCGTTTGCGGACGACAGCTTCGACCTGGTGATAGGGGTGGCCATGCTGCACTTCACCGAGGTCGAGCAGGCGCTCCGGGAGCTGGCCCGGGTGACGCGGCCGGGGGGATGGGTGGCGACCGCCAACTCCGACGGGCGCAACGACGTGCTCGCCATCCCGATGGTGGCCAGCTGGTTCCGCCCGCTCATCGATCTGGCGGCCAAACTGGGGGTGCCGCCCGGGGAGCGGCAGGGGGTGCCGCGGGAGCGGGTGGAGGCGGCTTACGCCGCGGCCGGCCTGGTGGACCTCACCACCACCGTCCGTGCCGGCTGGATGTCGGCCGAGGACCCCGACGCGTTCCTCGCGTTTGTGCTGCGGGGCGGTGCCTTCTTCCAGAATGTGCTGGCCCGGATTCCCTACCGCGAGCGCTGGGCGCTCCTGCAGCGGCTGGCCCGGGAGGGGCCGGCGTGGCGGGCCCGGACCCAGCCGGAGGAGCAGCGGGCGGCGGGGGCGGGCTATATCGTCCTGGGGCGCAAGCCAGCGGGCCGGACGTCCCTCCGCCGTTCAGTTGGTTGATTCTCGGGAGGCGCCTTACTTTTCGCCCGCGTTCGACAGGACGGCGGCGCCGCTTGCACTATGCTCAGGCCGTAACCTATCCACCATGGTGTTACGGGCGGTGAGGCATGGACGCAACCCGGGATGGCTACCGGCTGCTGCTGGAGGGCATGGAACGCGTCGGGCCCCTGATCCGGGAGGCCCTGGCCCGGGAGGTGGTCCTGGCAACGTGGGGGAGCGGGGAGCAGGAGGCGGTGATGACGGCCGCGGCAGGGGCTCAGCTGGCGGCCGCGGTGGCCGGCTGGTCCCGGGCGGTGACCGCAGCGCGGGTGGTGTTCCCGGGCGCGGTTCTGGGCGGGGACGATGTGCCGGCCATGCTGCGGGACCTCCTCACCGGCACCGCCCGCCAGCGCCTCGCCCGCCATCATGCCCCCCGGCAGGTGGAGCCCGGGCACATCCGGGAGGCGCTGGACCGGGTAGGGGGGTTTGTGGCCGAGCACGGCTGGACCGCGTTGGCCCGGTATTACCTCGTCATCAGCCTGCACGAGGACCTGAATGCCCTGGCCTATTACGGTCGCATGTCGGAGGCGGCGTTTCTTTGGGGCACCCTCCACCGGCCGTGGTCGGCCCTCAACCTGGGTCCGCAGCTGCGGCGCTACCGGCAGGCGGGGCTGGTGCGCCGCGTGGCGGACGCCCCGGCCCCGGCGCTGGAGCTGACCTCCCGCGGGCATGTGGTGCTGGAACGCCTGCGGGCGGTGCTGGACGCGGCGGGGGAGACCGCATGGCGCGCCAACCTCCAGCGGGAGGTCCTGCTCGTGGACGGCACCGATTACGATCGGGCCCTGTATCGCGTGTTTCCGGAGAGCGACGCCTTCCTGGAGGCCTTCTGCCGGCAGCTGCCGCTGCCGGCGGGGGCGCAGGTGCTGGAGGTGGCGGCCGGCGCCGGGCGCCTCACTTTCGACGCCGGCCTGGCCGGGCGGGTCGCGGCCGCCGGCGGGCGGCTGGTGGCAGTGGAGTCCCTGGCCCCCCTACGCGAACGGCTGGAGGCCAAGCGGCGCATCCGGGGGGCGGCCGGGCTGGATGTAGTGGCGGGGGAGGCCGAGCGGCTGCCGTTTCCGGATGGCAGCTTCGACCTGGTAGTGTCGGCGGCGCCCCATGCCTTCGCAGACCTCGGGCGGGCGGTGGGGGAGATGGTGCGGGTCAGCCGGTCCGGCGGCAGCGTTCACCTGGCCAATCCCCAGGGGGATGCCGGGGCGGTGCCGTTGGTGGCCGTCTGGTTCCGTCCGCTGGCGCGCCTGGCTGAACGGGCCGGGAGCCCGGGCGCCGAACGGCCCGGGCTGCCCCCGGGCCGGCTGGCGGAGGCCTTGCGGCAGGCCGGTCTCCGGGCCGTGCGCGTCCGCACCGTGCCCGGACGGGTGCGGGCGGCGGATGCGGCCGCCTTCCTCACCGTGGCGCTGCGCAGCGGGCACCTGACCCGCAGCCTGCTGGCCCGCATGCCGGTCCAGGAGCGCCAAGACCTGCTGCGGCGGCTGGTGGCGGAGGGCCGCCGGCTGGCGGCGGTGACCCCGGCGGCGGAGCAGGAGGCGGCAGTTGTGCGGGAAATGGTGTGCGGCCGGCGGCCCTGACGGGAGCCTGTCCGGCGGGAAGGATGGGGTGATGTGGGGATGGGGACGCAGCAGACCGGTCACCGGCCGGCGGCGTGGAAGCTGCGGGTGAGCGCGGCCGGGACCATCCTGGCCCTGCTGACGGTGCTGGTGGCGTGGCAGGTCGCGCCGGGCCGCTACCTGGGCCAGCCCCTGCTGCCGGGCTGGCACGGCTGGACCTGGAAGGGCGGGGTCACGGTCGCCTTCCTGGCCGCCTTCTGGCTGAGCCTCAGGGTGCCGGTGCGGGAACAGCCGCTCTGGCTGCGCCGGTTGCACCGCCTGGTGTGGTGGGCCATGCTGGGGGGGATGGTGACTTATCTGCTGCCCCCTCTGCTCCGATAGGGATCAGGCGGGCGGGGGCACGGCCAGGACGACCTTGCCGGTATTGCGGTCCGCCTCCAGGTAGCGGTGGGCCGCAGCCGCCTCCGCCAGGGGGAAGACCCGGTCCACCACCGGCCGCACCCGGCCCGCAGCCAGGAGCGGCAGCCCGTGGCGCCGGAAGGCGGTGACCAGGGCGGCCTTCTCCTCCGGGCGCCGGGAGCGGAGCACGGTGCCGCGCACGGTGAGACGCCGGCGCAGCAGCAGGCCGAGGTCGATCCCGGCCCGGGTGCCGGACAGGGTGCCGATGATCACCAGGGTGCCGCCGGGGGCCAGGACCTCCAGGTTGCCGGCCAGGTAGTCCGCGCCCACGAAGTCCAGCACCGCTGCCACCCCTTCCCCGCCGCTCCAGGCGGCCACCGCCTCCGGGAACGTCTCCTCCCGGCGCAGGATGACGCGATCGGCGCCCAGCTGCCGCACCGCCTCCGCCTTGGCCGGGGTGCCCACGGTGGCCGCCACCCGCATCCCGGCTGCCGCCGCCAGCTGCACGGCGGCGGTGCCGACCCCGGAAGCGGCAGCATGGATGAGCACGCGGTCGCCCAGCCC is a genomic window containing:
- a CDS encoding protein of unknown function (Evidence 5 : Unknown function), which encodes MPVTHEITGSNPVASAIFFAAVAQPVEQRTENPRVGGSSPPCGTTGTPQATRLAGFISFAGLGFGGPPGWESAGPPGGRPRPISCQAAGAASAAGWSGRPGEGPGIGSFPGIRHHPTDNLSLPGVR
- the hemC gene encoding porphobilinogen deaminase (hydroxymethylbilane synthase) (Evidence 2a : Function from experimental evidences in other organisms; PubMedId : 2110138, 9058548, 12029044, 15802251, 23908040, 24598743; Product type e : enzyme), translating into MAEMLVIGSRGSPLALKQTEMVAAALAAAGVPTRVEVVHTEGDRVLDRPLSALGSVGVFAGELESALAAGRVDLAVHSLKDLPAQLAPGLMLGALLEREDPRDVLLSRVADLEDLPPGARIGTSSLRRTAFLRHRRPDLVVVPVRGNLGTRLRKWREEGWEALTLAAAGLLRMELGDLIRQYLDPWWMVPAPGQGVIAVEVRAADTRVRELVAGLDHAPTRRQVEAERAVLAAVGAGCQMPLGAYARWREDGRLEVAGQAASPDGRRLLRAERAGPPEAAAALGEAVGRALLDQGARDLLNPA
- the selA gene encoding L-seryl-tRNA(Sec) selenium transferase, which encodes MGEIAERRQLPAVQRLMEAVQRQAPDLPRHWVHRGVAETLEAARRRLEAGGRLTEEALAAEAVGRARALDRPHLRPVINATGVLIHTNLGRSPLPADIMAHVAAVAAGYSTLEFDLEAGRRGSRHDHVAGLLAEVSGAEAALVVNNNAAAVLLALSTLAAGREVVVSRGQLVEIGGSFRVPEVMAQSGAILHEVGATNKTHLADYERGINERTALLLKVHTSNFRVLGFTAQVPTAQLVGLARRHGLPVMEDLGSGVLLPLTLDGYTEPQVQEVVAAGVDVVTFSGDKLLGGPQAGAVVGRRDLIAAMKRHPLARAVRVDKMTLAALELVLRRYVEGRAEELPLWQMLHADPEGLRRRARRLAARIRGVTGAAARVGVVPDQSQVGGGSMPATRLPTWVVTVEPLAASAEAWEAALRAGEPPVIARVQHGALRFDPRTLLPGQDRQLPAVLAAAWAPWLTPGMADGDEHKV
- a CDS encoding putative Uroporphyrinogen-III synthase (Evidence 3 : Putative function from multiple computational evidences; Product type e : enzyme), which produces MTGRPQRRVSWVGTGPLPGSVAAAGAARLAEARSVLPWPGLDPIPWLSWAPEAAWRLPEAWDPEAPVPGVRLVPWWAPVAALQREWAAARVAGVEPEWIPGPAVWAELAAVAGPEALPAVTAEAGAGPLPGPGVPDLGMTVEEPGAAARLLAAGWAPGTPVTVYQADGRSLTWTPAVLETVEALGTPAAWRLGRGAAAGGRRWPRIWFLREPPAPAVLEAVRERGVVPVVAPVSATAPAPDPAAVMAMVTELDRYAWVVFTSRTAVEAFAAALSGAGADIRRLTARVAVVGAETARALRTRLHLEPDLVATDPRQEGLVAELVPRIGAGERVLLPGGDLNRPGLADAIRARGGRAEPVVLYRTVPRRLPALLAKALAEGGVDGLVVTAPSSLQHLLEALDADGRAGLEQVAIASIGPTTTRALLEAGLRPAVETARPSVAALAEALADRLVRA
- a CDS encoding conserved protein of unknown function (Evidence 4 : Unknown function but conserved in other organisms) translates to MKRPVGTLLLLILVGARLLLAPERGAGTGTGGNWVRLDPRPARLVVSGGQPYLVPGPAGGALRLVPTAAVIRARPAPAASQLRPMPSGRGYWAVTVASGGRLLGPAAACPGHNLVAVAPRGAGSWWLDPGTGQVYPGRGVAPAPAPLPVRGVSRVQWAPDGHAAALVGQGTAGSGVYLWDGGGRLRLVRPLAGRVGVRGLGFTRDDGLLVAGADGRVWRQGRSLPLPGGEAAWVSRAADAAAVQRGQRLWVWQDGRRWQVGLARGWKLQGPVRFGRGQALAALVVGPDHRLRLLVAQGPSRWEVGLPARAQAEVLGWIGGHWVLVSTARGVYAWWSGQ
- a CDS encoding Methyltransferase type 11, whose translation is MQEQELWVALRGAARRSGPVIVRALAHQVVLDTWMNGEVEEDVTFEADGILTAATARWARRAQEAGAVFPGYPMAAAYVEAVFSDLLTGTALYAAQQRSGRPRVTARDAQAAVERLTAWLEGEAEGLTAAGRYHGVIALHEDLNALAYYGRVPQEDFLLGTRHRPWSDRLLTPEFAVYRQAGLVATVADGSGDWVELTDRGRTLLADLRSVLEEAGEFAWRANAQRWVIFGETDYDAVYHRVLPTINADTRAFLDSLPLTAGAQVLEVGAGTGRVTFDLGLADRVAAVGGRLTVVEPSAALLRVLRQKQAAHPRMPVALVQGVAEALPFADDSFDLVIGVAMLHFTEVEQALRELARVTRPGGWVATANSDGRNDVLAIPMVASWFRPLIDLAAKLGVPPGERQGVPRERVEAAYAAAGLVDLTTTVRAGWMSAEDPDAFLAFVLRGGAFFQNVLARIPYRERWALLQRLAREGPAWRARTQPEEQRAAGAGYIVLGRKPAGRTSLRRSVG
- the hemB gene encoding delta-aminolevulinic acid dehydratase (porphobilinogen synthase) (Evidence 2a : Function from experimental evidences in other organisms; PubMedId : 2110138, 12029044, 15802251, 20823524, 24598743; Product type e : enzyme) encodes the protein MFPVERPRRLRQTEALRAMVRETHLAVDQLIYPLFVRPGQGVKHPVTSMPGVYQWSPDTLVEEVGRAREVGVNRFLLFGVPSHKDAVGSEAYDENGIVQVALRTLKRAYPDAVLIADLCLCEYTDHGHCGLIDPESQEVLNDPTLDLLARTAVVQAQAGADIVAPSDMMDGRVGAIRRALDGAGLNHTPILSYAVKYASAFYGPFREAAENAPQFGDRRSYQMDPANRREAAREAGLDVAEGADLLLVKPALPYLDVLADVAAASPVPVGAYQVSGEYAMIKAASLNGWLDEERTMMESLTAIRRAGAAFIVTYFAPEVGRRLRLG
- a CDS encoding protein of unknown function (Evidence 5 : Unknown function), producing the protein MPDVTRPSRSREPENLSVALFEINADSAFRDHRREVLDSSLGLVEEDAPLHPPRRRPVH
- a CDS encoding HemX protein, negative effector of steady-state concentration of glutamyl-tRNA reductase, yielding MALTGVVLMAATLLAYSVASVYYVGALYDLRRAAGAERATAAGWAAQTLWLGHRAWVLQGFPAVTLYDWVTFFTWLMVGGFLALAWAGRRGDAWTPRRSHIGSFLVPVLTLLELAAQLLFTGPASPFRRYPAWLPTHIFLVTLGDAAFLLAAVAGTMYVEKERELKHKRLRVFYYELPPLEVLDAWGARLVTAGVVLFLAGMVVGAIGSKADYGSYWNWNPKETWSLVSWSAYLAYLGLRRFAGWRGYRPAVWSMVAFLLVVANVFAVSLLFPGDHAYNI